One window from the genome of Fodinicurvata sediminis DSM 21159 encodes:
- the moaB gene encoding molybdenum cofactor biosynthesis protein B, with protein sequence MAPIDESLPFLSVNIAILTVSDSRSRAEDKSGDRLEEMIRRDGHHVVRREICRDEVDAITAFLNGCIATPEVDVVISTGGTGVTGRDVTPEAFRGVLEKEIEGFGELFRWISYQKIGTSTLQSRALGGVANGTYLFALPGSPGACRDGWEEVLRPQLDSRHRPCNLVELMPRLREQLA encoded by the coding sequence ATGGCACCCATTGACGAAAGCCTGCCGTTTCTCTCGGTGAACATAGCCATCCTGACGGTCTCCGACAGTCGTTCGCGGGCTGAGGACAAGTCCGGAGACCGCCTGGAGGAGATGATCCGACGTGATGGCCATCATGTCGTACGGCGCGAGATCTGCCGGGATGAGGTGGACGCGATCACGGCGTTTCTGAACGGCTGTATCGCGACGCCCGAAGTGGATGTGGTGATCTCCACCGGCGGTACGGGCGTCACCGGCCGGGATGTCACGCCCGAGGCCTTTCGGGGCGTTCTTGAAAAGGAGATCGAGGGATTCGGCGAATTGTTCCGCTGGATCAGCTACCAGAAGATCGGAACCTCGACTCTGCAGTCACGGGCGCTGGGCGGTGTGGCCAATGGCACCTATCTCTTCGCCCTGCCAGGCTCTCCGGGCGCTTGTCGCGATGGCTGGGAAGAGGTGCTCCGTCCCCAGCTGGACAGCCGGCATCGCCCCTGCAACCTTGTGGAATTGATGCCTCGCCTGCGCGAACAGTTGGCCTGA
- a CDS encoding tetratricopeptide repeat protein, protein MIARFRTILLAVLPLAFLASGFEESVGKAGAAEPPPDGSRLIASASSQGATGSGLSLLRGGSKYGQYLAALVAEGEQDLTSAADFMQNVLSQEPDNENLLVHTFILQATEGRFDRAVELAQRMEERGIIQPIGQLAQATKAMIDGDAERAETHIAKQPAQGINSVSNPFLLAWVKAAQDDKQGALEQLETLEQDGALLPLVELHRLLLNDWFGDTDAAEDSIDTLLQGSNELSLRIIRVVGNYLERHGAREQARELYEEQRALDPESLVIADMLRRLDEDGSPAALVEEPRQGYAQALFDIASILGQENLVQYAIIHAHFALASEPNLTLTRVLIGEMLQQAGRSRAAIDVYSAMPEDSPFSWSTRLRIAEELYNLDRMDEALAELEALADMRPERFEPHYRMGNFYRMEERFEESAEAYNRTIERLDNPQPRQWTLYYFRGIAFERTDRWDQAEADFLKALELQPEQPYVMNYLAYSWVEQKRNYEQAEEMLLKAVEMQPEDGHIVDSLGWVYYRLGRFEEAVEQLEKAVELRPQDSVINDHLGDAYWQTGREREARIQWSRALSLEPEEDEIPKIERKLEEGLSEDEEREEGQPI, encoded by the coding sequence ATGATTGCACGCTTCCGCACCATCCTGCTCGCCGTCCTGCCCCTTGCATTCCTGGCCTCGGGCTTTGAAGAAAGCGTCGGCAAGGCCGGCGCTGCCGAACCACCGCCTGATGGCAGCCGCCTTATCGCCTCGGCCTCCAGCCAAGGGGCGACCGGAAGCGGGCTCAGTCTGCTGCGGGGCGGGTCGAAATACGGCCAGTACCTGGCCGCCCTGGTTGCAGAAGGTGAACAGGATCTGACCAGTGCCGCCGACTTCATGCAGAACGTCCTGTCCCAGGAGCCCGATAACGAGAACCTTCTGGTCCACACCTTCATCCTGCAGGCCACCGAAGGCCGTTTCGACAGAGCTGTCGAATTGGCGCAACGCATGGAAGAGCGTGGGATCATCCAGCCGATTGGCCAGCTGGCCCAGGCCACGAAGGCCATGATCGATGGTGATGCCGAACGCGCGGAAACCCATATCGCCAAACAACCAGCCCAGGGAATCAACAGCGTCTCCAATCCCTTCCTGCTGGCTTGGGTAAAGGCCGCCCAGGACGACAAGCAGGGAGCCCTGGAGCAACTGGAGACGCTGGAGCAGGACGGCGCCCTCCTGCCGCTGGTCGAGTTGCACAGGCTGCTGCTGAACGATTGGTTCGGTGACACGGACGCCGCAGAGGATTCCATCGACACCCTATTGCAAGGATCGAATGAACTTTCCCTGCGCATCATCCGGGTCGTTGGGAATTATCTGGAGCGACATGGTGCGCGCGAGCAGGCCCGGGAACTCTACGAGGAGCAGCGGGCGCTCGATCCGGAAAGCCTGGTCATTGCCGACATGCTGCGGCGCCTGGACGAGGACGGCTCCCCGGCTGCACTGGTGGAAGAGCCCCGGCAGGGCTATGCCCAGGCACTCTTCGATATCGCCAGCATCCTGGGACAGGAGAACCTGGTCCAGTATGCCATCATCCATGCCCACTTCGCCCTGGCCAGCGAGCCGAACCTGACCCTCACGCGTGTGCTGATCGGCGAAATGCTTCAACAGGCCGGACGCTCTCGAGCAGCCATCGACGTCTACAGCGCCATGCCTGAGGATTCGCCCTTTTCCTGGTCGACACGGCTGCGCATCGCAGAGGAGCTCTACAACCTCGATCGCATGGACGAAGCCCTGGCCGAACTTGAGGCCCTGGCGGACATGCGCCCGGAGCGCTTCGAGCCGCACTATCGCATGGGCAACTTCTATCGCATGGAGGAACGTTTCGAGGAATCCGCCGAGGCTTACAACAGGACCATCGAACGCCTGGACAACCCCCAGCCGCGGCAATGGACCCTCTATTACTTCCGTGGCATCGCCTTCGAGCGCACGGACCGCTGGGACCAGGCTGAGGCCGACTTCCTGAAGGCCCTGGAGCTGCAGCCCGAGCAGCCCTATGTCATGAATTACCTCGCCTATTCCTGGGTCGAGCAGAAGCGCAATTACGAGCAGGCCGAAGAGATGCTGCTCAAGGCCGTGGAAATGCAGCCCGAAGACGGGCATATCGTGGATTCCCTGGGCTGGGTCTATTACCGGCTGGGCCGTTTCGAGGAGGCTGTGGAGCAGCTTGAGAAGGCGGTGGAACTGCGCCCGCAGGACTCCGTCATCAACGACCACCTGGGCGACGCCTATTGGCAGACTGGGCGCGAGCGTGAAGCCCGTATCCAGTGGAGTCGCGCGCTCAGCCTCGAGCCCGAGGAAGACGAGATCCCGAAGATCGAACGCAAGCTGGAAGAGGGCCTGTCCGAGGACGAGGAACGCGAGGAAGGCCAGCCCATCTGA
- a CDS encoding 4-(cytidine 5'-diphospho)-2-C-methyl-D-erythritol kinase, which produces MTETPAPGPLLQPAQELHEFAPAKVNLWLEITGRRDDGYHLLDSLVVFAEVGDWLEIRPAEAFSLDLAGPFAAALQQQEEDNLVTRAVDAFCAATGQTPAFHLKLTKNLPLAAGLGGGSADAAATLRLLERIQGKHLPPDRRQALALDLGADVPVCLEGRSIHMQGIGEQLLPVPFLPPLHLLLVNPGVPVSTGAIFRRLAQPWSQGQDMPRIDTDPEFLFDVLRKRRNDLEGPACALAPEIAQALAALKETRDCALARMSGSGASCFALYRSTPARDRAAARLRQDHPDWWIA; this is translated from the coding sequence ATGACGGAGACTCCTGCCCCAGGGCCGCTTCTGCAGCCCGCGCAAGAACTGCATGAATTCGCACCGGCCAAGGTCAATCTCTGGCTGGAGATAACCGGACGGCGCGACGATGGATATCACCTGTTGGACAGCCTTGTGGTTTTCGCCGAGGTGGGAGATTGGTTGGAGATCCGTCCGGCCGAGGCCTTCTCTTTAGATCTTGCCGGCCCCTTTGCCGCCGCCTTGCAGCAGCAGGAGGAGGACAACCTGGTGACCCGGGCCGTGGACGCCTTCTGTGCCGCAACGGGCCAAACGCCAGCATTCCATTTGAAACTGACCAAGAACCTGCCCCTGGCCGCCGGTCTGGGCGGCGGTTCGGCCGATGCAGCGGCAACCCTGCGCCTGCTGGAAAGGATCCAGGGCAAACACCTACCCCCGGATAGGCGACAGGCCCTGGCCCTGGATCTGGGGGCCGATGTCCCTGTCTGCCTGGAAGGCCGATCCATCCACATGCAGGGGATCGGCGAGCAACTGCTCCCGGTTCCTTTCTTGCCTCCGTTGCACCTCCTGTTGGTCAATCCCGGTGTGCCTGTGTCAACCGGCGCCATTTTCCGCCGGCTGGCCCAGCCCTGGTCGCAGGGGCAGGACATGCCACGGATCGACACGGACCCGGAGTTCCTGTTCGACGTACTGCGCAAACGCCGCAATGACCTGGAAGGCCCGGCCTGTGCCCTGGCGCCCGAGATTGCGCAGGCTTTGGCGGCCCTGAAAGAAACGCGCGACTGCGCCCTGGCCCGCATGAGCGGCAGCGGCGCCAGCTGTTTTGCCCTCTATCGCAGCACCCCGGCCCGGGATCGGGCGGCGGCCCGCTTGCGCCAGGATCATCCCGATTGGTGGATTGCCTGA
- a CDS encoding PLP-dependent aminotransferase family protein: protein MSRKASRASLIALSLERGPNAVPLHLQIYAQLRQAVLEGRLAADTRLPSSRLLAEESGCSRNTVLNAYEQLAAEGYIVGRVGAGSYISRVLPEDLQPQDSKQEQDSRQAGAASSQQEGLEPEGPFLARRARRILEGSRQQRPTGLPAFAPFSVGAPDGRHFPFDVWGRLAGRFWRAPDPLLLKQGDPAGLPELRQAITDYLGGVRSLKVDPEQIFITSGSQQALTWACRLLLDPGDRVWVEDPGYSGFRAPLLAAGAETTPVSVDGEGVCVDEALAGPQARLAVVAPARQFPTGATLSLARRLELLRWARATDGWVIEDDYDSEYRYAGRPLAPLQSLGEGAGRVLYIGSFSKVLFSGIRLGYLVVPPELAEPLRRLRRAIEDHPPLAMQPVLAAFMREGHFAAHVRRMRLIYARRQDCLRQLCADHLPGDSRLEGLEAGLHLVARLPENRALRDQAVAARARAQGLMVQALSSYCLTSERQAGQQGLLLGFAATARSEMPWAVRALASALRETNSGNGGQAIHQSG from the coding sequence ATGTCGCGAAAGGCGTCTCGGGCCAGTCTGATCGCCCTGTCCCTGGAGCGTGGGCCGAACGCAGTTCCGCTTCATCTTCAGATCTATGCGCAATTACGACAGGCGGTCCTGGAGGGGCGTTTGGCGGCGGACACACGCCTGCCCTCCAGCCGCCTGCTGGCCGAGGAATCCGGCTGTTCTCGCAATACGGTCCTGAACGCCTATGAGCAGTTGGCCGCGGAGGGCTATATCGTAGGGCGCGTGGGGGCCGGCTCCTACATCAGCCGGGTGCTGCCCGAGGACCTGCAGCCCCAGGACAGTAAACAAGAACAGGACAGCAGGCAGGCAGGCGCCGCTTCATCGCAGCAGGAAGGCCTGGAACCGGAAGGGCCGTTTCTGGCGCGCCGGGCGCGCCGTATCCTGGAAGGCAGCCGACAGCAGCGCCCCACGGGCCTGCCGGCCTTTGCACCCTTTTCCGTGGGGGCGCCGGATGGACGGCATTTCCCCTTCGATGTCTGGGGGCGCCTGGCTGGGCGTTTCTGGCGTGCCCCCGATCCCCTGTTGCTGAAGCAGGGGGATCCGGCGGGCCTACCCGAACTGCGCCAGGCCATCACGGATTATCTGGGCGGAGTGCGTTCGCTGAAGGTGGATCCCGAGCAGATCTTCATCACCAGCGGCTCGCAGCAGGCCCTGACTTGGGCCTGCCGCCTGCTGCTGGATCCAGGCGACCGTGTGTGGGTCGAGGATCCGGGTTACAGCGGCTTCCGTGCGCCGCTGCTGGCTGCCGGAGCCGAAACCACTCCGGTTTCGGTGGACGGTGAGGGCGTCTGCGTGGACGAAGCCCTGGCCGGGCCCCAGGCCCGTCTGGCCGTCGTGGCGCCGGCGCGCCAGTTCCCGACAGGCGCCACCCTGTCGCTGGCGCGCCGTCTGGAACTGCTGCGCTGGGCGCGCGCGACAGATGGCTGGGTCATCGAAGACGATTACGACAGCGAGTACCGCTATGCGGGCCGCCCCCTGGCGCCGCTGCAAAGTCTGGGCGAGGGGGCGGGGCGGGTGCTCTACATCGGCAGCTTTTCGAAGGTGCTCTTCTCGGGTATACGCCTGGGTTATCTGGTGGTGCCGCCGGAGTTGGCAGAGCCCCTGCGCCGCTTGCGAAGGGCCATCGAAGACCATCCGCCCCTGGCGATGCAGCCTGTGTTGGCCGCCTTCATGCGCGAAGGGCACTTCGCGGCTCATGTGCGGCGCATGCGCCTGATCTATGCCAGGCGTCAGGACTGCCTGCGACAGCTCTGTGCGGACCATTTGCCCGGGGACTCTCGACTGGAAGGGCTGGAGGCCGGTTTGCACCTGGTGGCCCGCTTGCCTGAAAATCGGGCGCTGCGAGACCAGGCCGTGGCCGCGCGCGCCCGCGCACAGGGGCTGATGGTCCAGGCGTTGAGCAGCTACTGCCTGACGTCGGAAAGGCAGGCCGGGCAACAGGGGTTGCTGCTGGGTTTTGCTGCCACGGCGCGTTCGGAAATGCCCTGGGCCGTGCGGGCGCTGGCGAGTGCCCTGCGGGAGACCAATTCAGGCAACGGCGGTCAGGCAATCCACCAATCGGGATGA
- a CDS encoding electron transfer flavoprotein-ubiquinone oxidoreductase, protein MEREYMDYDVVIVGAGPSGLAAAIRLRQMAAESGNDISVCVLEKGSEVGAHILSGAVLEPRALNELIPDWKDKDAPLNTPVSEEKFLFLTESKSHSVPISLLPPQTQNHGNYIVSLGNVCRWMAEQAEALGAEIYPGFAAAEVLYNDEGAVAGVATNDMGVARDGSQKDGYMPGMELRAKYTLFAEGCRGSLTKDLEARFKLREGSDPQTYGIGLKELWELDPAQHKEGFVLHSSGWPMDDKTWGGSFIYHLENNQAYVGYVVGLDYQNPHLSPFHEFQRFKLHPAIKPMLKGGKRISYGARALNEGGFQSVPKLAFPGGALIGCTAGFLNVPKIKGSHTAMKTGMMAAESIHERMAGGDEGYGTLDNYEEAYRNSWVHDELHKARNLRPATARWGMTLGMLYGGLDLKLFGGRLPWTLHHKHQDHETLKAADQMPKIDYPKPDNEITFDRLSSVFISNTNHEEDQPVHLKLKDESIPIEHNLPLYDEPAQRYCPAGVYEVVRDDDGSNPRFVINAQNCVHCKTCDIKDPKQNIVWTTPEGGGGPNYPNM, encoded by the coding sequence ATGGAACGCGAATACATGGACTACGATGTCGTCATTGTCGGCGCCGGACCTTCCGGGCTGGCCGCGGCCATTCGCCTGCGCCAGATGGCTGCCGAAAGCGGCAACGACATCTCGGTCTGCGTTCTTGAGAAGGGCTCCGAGGTTGGCGCGCACATCCTTTCCGGCGCCGTGCTGGAACCGCGCGCACTCAACGAACTGATCCCCGACTGGAAGGACAAGGACGCCCCGCTCAACACGCCGGTCAGTGAAGAGAAGTTCCTCTTCCTGACCGAGAGCAAGAGCCATTCCGTCCCGATCTCTCTGCTGCCACCCCAGACCCAGAATCACGGGAACTACATCGTCTCGCTCGGCAACGTCTGCCGCTGGATGGCCGAGCAGGCCGAGGCCCTGGGCGCCGAGATCTATCCCGGCTTCGCTGCGGCCGAAGTGCTCTACAACGACGAGGGCGCCGTTGCCGGCGTAGCCACCAACGACATGGGCGTGGCCCGCGACGGCAGCCAGAAGGACGGCTACATGCCGGGCATGGAACTGCGCGCCAAGTACACGCTGTTCGCCGAAGGCTGTCGCGGTTCGCTGACCAAGGACCTCGAGGCGCGTTTCAAGCTGCGCGAAGGCAGCGATCCCCAGACCTACGGCATCGGCCTCAAGGAGCTCTGGGAGCTGGACCCAGCCCAGCACAAGGAAGGTTTCGTTCTACATTCCTCGGGCTGGCCCATGGACGACAAGACCTGGGGCGGCTCCTTCATCTACCATCTCGAGAACAACCAGGCCTATGTCGGCTACGTGGTGGGGCTGGACTACCAGAATCCGCACCTCTCGCCCTTCCACGAGTTCCAGCGTTTCAAGCTGCACCCGGCCATCAAACCCATGCTGAAGGGCGGCAAGCGCATCTCCTATGGTGCCCGCGCACTCAACGAGGGCGGTTTCCAGTCGGTGCCCAAGCTGGCCTTTCCGGGCGGCGCGCTCATCGGCTGCACGGCCGGTTTCCTCAATGTGCCCAAGATCAAGGGCAGCCACACCGCCATGAAAACCGGCATGATGGCGGCCGAATCGATTCATGAGCGCATGGCCGGTGGCGACGAAGGCTACGGCACGCTGGACAACTACGAAGAAGCCTATCGTAACTCCTGGGTCCATGACGAGCTTCACAAGGCCCGCAACCTGCGGCCGGCCACGGCACGCTGGGGCATGACGCTGGGCATGCTCTACGGCGGCCTCGACCTGAAGCTCTTCGGCGGTCGCCTCCCCTGGACACTGCATCACAAGCACCAGGATCACGAGACGCTGAAAGCGGCCGACCAGATGCCGAAGATCGATTACCCAAAGCCGGACAACGAGATCACCTTCGACCGCCTGTCCAGCGTCTTCATCTCCAACACCAACCATGAGGAGGACCAGCCGGTCCATCTAAAGCTGAAGGACGAGTCGATTCCCATCGAGCACAACCTGCCGCTTTATGACGAACCGGCGCAGCGCTACTGCCCGGCCGGCGTCTATGAGGTGGTGCGCGATGACGACGGCTCGAACCCGCGCTTCGTGATCAACGCGCAGAACTGCGTGCACTGCAAGACCTGCGATATCAAGGACCCGAAGCAGAACATCGTCTGGACCACACCCGAAGGTGGCGGCGGGCCCAACTATCCGAACATGTGA
- a CDS encoding lytic transglycosylase domain-containing protein — translation MLTEITWRRSCAIVVVVLFAVLSGQTVFDNGAAAQTTPAIIHDTKTAALPQIGPPQRGGLPKVLSAPDERRYREIFTLQEAGRWSAADAVIARLGDDRLMGHVLYQRYMHPTDYRSSYSELSDWLADYADHPGAKRVHKLAMQRRPSSQVAPPEPKTAGRLSLEMDSEPEPELQVSDDRSAAVREQARSLLAQIRSNVLNTRLTVSEERLAKADTQRILSRAEMAQALGTVAHGWYFQGDLGKALELAEKATEKAWKHAPRAHWIAGLSAWRQGRPDRARGHFVALASSASAADNQRAAGAYWAARAALKQERPQEMSRWLRAALKYPRTFYGLMAHYALGLRPSFDFARYAPASDVLESLMAQPRIARAVALSQAGQAELARKEFALLEGNLSGEEIEGVLYLADRTGVPSLAYRLAGVMVGELDSDDRMGSLDVGLYPIPPWEPHGGFQLDRALLYAFMRQESNFQTHVRSGLGARGLMQIMPATARYLAQKRESLKPISGQPLDKPDINLAYAQQYLLYLMEYPQVGEDLIRLMVSYNAGPGNLQKWEEQLADAKGTILEDPLLFLESLPSFETRQFVRSVLTNLWIYRKRLGQIPSSLEDMASGDWPRYASHD, via the coding sequence GTGCTGACAGAAATCACATGGCGCAGGTCCTGCGCCATAGTGGTGGTGGTTCTGTTTGCTGTCCTGTCCGGACAAACCGTCTTTGACAACGGGGCTGCGGCACAGACCACGCCGGCCATCATCCATGACACGAAAACGGCTGCCTTGCCACAGATCGGCCCGCCGCAACGCGGCGGCTTGCCGAAGGTTCTGTCGGCCCCTGATGAGCGCCGTTATCGAGAAATCTTCACGCTTCAGGAAGCCGGGCGCTGGTCCGCGGCCGATGCCGTGATTGCCCGTCTGGGGGATGACCGTCTGATGGGGCATGTACTGTACCAGCGCTACATGCACCCCACCGACTATCGCTCGAGTTACAGCGAACTGTCCGACTGGTTGGCGGACTATGCCGATCATCCCGGTGCAAAGCGTGTTCACAAACTGGCCATGCAACGCCGCCCTTCCAGCCAGGTCGCGCCACCAGAACCGAAAACTGCGGGTCGCTTGAGCCTGGAAATGGACAGTGAGCCAGAGCCGGAGCTACAGGTAAGTGATGACCGCAGCGCGGCTGTTCGCGAGCAGGCCCGCAGCCTGTTGGCCCAGATTCGCAGCAATGTCCTGAATACACGCCTGACGGTCAGCGAGGAAAGGCTGGCCAAGGCGGATACACAGAGGATTCTGAGCCGTGCCGAGATGGCACAGGCGTTGGGCACTGTGGCGCACGGATGGTATTTCCAGGGGGATCTGGGCAAGGCCCTGGAATTGGCGGAGAAGGCCACGGAGAAAGCCTGGAAGCATGCGCCGCGCGCCCACTGGATCGCAGGTCTCTCCGCCTGGCGGCAGGGGCGTCCGGATCGGGCGCGCGGCCATTTCGTCGCCCTGGCCTCTTCGGCCTCCGCTGCGGACAACCAACGGGCGGCCGGTGCCTATTGGGCGGCCCGCGCTGCGCTGAAACAGGAACGCCCGCAGGAGATGAGCCGGTGGTTGCGCGCAGCGTTGAAGTATCCGCGCACCTTCTATGGGTTGATGGCCCATTATGCCCTGGGCTTACGGCCCAGCTTCGATTTTGCGCGCTATGCGCCAGCTTCGGATGTCCTTGAATCCCTGATGGCGCAGCCGCGCATCGCCCGTGCCGTGGCGCTGTCCCAGGCCGGACAGGCGGAGCTGGCCCGCAAGGAATTTGCCCTGCTGGAAGGCAACCTGAGCGGTGAGGAGATAGAGGGTGTGCTCTATCTGGCCGACCGCACGGGCGTTCCTTCGTTGGCTTACCGCTTGGCGGGGGTCATGGTCGGCGAACTGGATTCGGATGACAGGATGGGCTCGCTGGACGTCGGGCTCTATCCCATTCCGCCCTGGGAGCCGCACGGCGGTTTCCAGCTCGATCGCGCCCTGCTCTATGCCTTCATGCGTCAGGAATCGAATTTCCAGACACATGTCAGAAGCGGCTTGGGCGCGCGCGGCCTGATGCAGATAATGCCCGCGACGGCGCGCTATCTGGCCCAGAAGCGGGAGAGTCTGAAACCGATCAGCGGACAGCCGCTGGACAAGCCCGACATCAACCTGGCCTATGCCCAGCAGTACCTGCTCTATCTGATGGAATATCCGCAGGTCGGTGAGGACCTGATCCGCCTGATGGTTTCCTATAATGCCGGGCCTGGTAACCTGCAGAAGTGGGAGGAGCAACTGGCCGATGCCAAGGGAACAATCCTGGAGGATCCGCTGCTGTTCCTGGAAAGCCTGCCGTCCTTCGAGACGCGGCAATTTGTCCGGTCTGTGCTGACCAATCTGTGGATTTACAGGAAGCGCCTGGGTCAAATACCGTCTTCCCTGGAGGATATGGCCAGTGGCGACTGGCCGCGCTACGCCTCCCATGACTGA
- a CDS encoding uracil-DNA glycosylase translates to MSNREARAALEWLIEMGADEALEETSRDRFRAPEARAEQASVPAASSQAQNSMTPAPPTARDGHRAQGMSAPGMSDAQPPVWHPGEQGPLQPAEAVLQNARDAAAAANDLESLHEAIRTFEGCELKRSASNTVIYRGSKSAKVMLIGEAPGRDEDIQGQPFVGAAGRMLDTMLESAGIAIEEVYITNILFWRPPGNRTPDTREIGLCLPFVERQIELIRPELLLMIGNVSVKTLLGTTQGITRLRGKWFAYQHEGLSAPIPAIASLHPAYLLRQPAQKRHAWRDMLAFRAVLRGETKPEIG, encoded by the coding sequence ATGTCCAACAGAGAAGCGCGGGCCGCCCTGGAGTGGCTGATCGAGATGGGGGCCGATGAGGCCCTGGAAGAAACGTCTCGCGACCGTTTTCGTGCGCCGGAAGCCCGCGCGGAACAGGCGTCCGTGCCCGCAGCTTCGTCTCAGGCGCAGAACTCCATGACACCGGCACCGCCCACTGCCCGTGACGGGCACAGGGCACAGGGCATGAGCGCGCCCGGGATGTCTGACGCTCAGCCACCGGTCTGGCATCCTGGCGAGCAGGGGCCGCTGCAGCCGGCCGAGGCCGTGTTGCAGAACGCACGCGATGCCGCTGCAGCGGCGAATGACCTGGAAAGTCTGCACGAAGCAATTCGGACTTTCGAAGGCTGTGAGTTGAAGAGGTCGGCCAGCAACACCGTGATCTATCGCGGCAGCAAGTCCGCGAAGGTCATGCTGATCGGCGAGGCACCGGGACGGGACGAGGACATTCAGGGGCAACCCTTCGTGGGCGCAGCAGGCCGCATGCTCGATACCATGCTGGAAAGCGCCGGAATCGCCATCGAGGAAGTCTATATCACCAACATTCTCTTCTGGCGCCCGCCGGGCAACCGGACCCCGGATACGCGCGAGATCGGCCTGTGCCTGCCCTTCGTGGAGCGCCAGATCGAGTTGATCCGGCCAGAACTGCTGCTGATGATCGGCAATGTCTCGGTCAAGACCCTGCTGGGCACGACCCAGGGGATCACCCGCCTGCGTGGCAAGTGGTTCGCCTACCAGCATGAAGGTTTGTCGGCACCCATCCCGGCCATTGCCAGCCTGCATCCAGCCTACCTTCTGCGCCAGCCCGCGCAGAAACGCCATGCCTGGCGCGACATGTTGGCATTTCGTGCCGTCCTGCGGGGCGAGACGAAGCCCGAAATCGGCTGA
- the chrA gene encoding chromate efflux transporter: protein MNKRADQDSKPAGKGRGHWLEVFLAFLRLGLTSFGGPVAHLGYFREEFVTRRGWFTEKSYADLVALCQFLPGPASSQVGLSIGLARAGLPGALAAWTAFTLPSALLLTVFGYGVLALGSDMNGDYLRGLKAAAVAVVAHAVWGMGRSLCPDRERLSLAVAGAVLLVVWPHPLGQVGVILAGGVIGWLFLKSEEERDHTPLDITVPRSLAITALAVFFLLLASLPLLAGFFPVQALALFDSFYRSGALVFGGGHVVLPLLQAEVVPPGWVGEDSFLAGYGAAQAVPGPLFTFAAYLGTVMGPVPNGVIGAAICLVAIFLPSFLLVIGALPFWERLRHFQPMRRALLGVNAAVVGLLLAALYHPVWTSGVRAPGDFALVLLAFTLLAIWRLPAWLVVVITAAAGVGVSLLT, encoded by the coding sequence ATGAACAAGCGCGCAGATCAGGACAGCAAGCCGGCCGGAAAGGGCCGCGGCCACTGGCTGGAGGTCTTCCTGGCTTTCCTGCGACTCGGCCTCACCTCCTTCGGCGGGCCGGTGGCGCACCTGGGCTATTTCCGCGAGGAGTTCGTCACACGGCGCGGCTGGTTCACCGAGAAGAGCTATGCCGACCTGGTGGCGCTGTGCCAGTTCCTGCCGGGACCGGCCAGCAGCCAGGTTGGCCTCAGCATCGGCCTGGCACGCGCGGGCTTGCCGGGGGCGCTGGCGGCCTGGACGGCTTTCACCCTGCCTTCGGCCCTGCTGCTGACCGTCTTTGGCTACGGTGTTCTGGCGCTCGGCAGCGACATGAACGGGGACTACCTGCGCGGCCTGAAGGCCGCCGCCGTGGCGGTGGTGGCCCATGCCGTCTGGGGCATGGGGCGCAGCCTCTGCCCGGATCGGGAGCGCCTGAGCCTGGCCGTTGCGGGGGCCGTCCTGCTGGTGGTCTGGCCGCATCCCCTGGGCCAGGTCGGCGTAATTCTGGCCGGAGGGGTGATTGGCTGGCTGTTCCTGAAGAGCGAAGAAGAGCGCGACCACACGCCGCTCGATATCACCGTGCCGCGCAGCCTGGCGATAACGGCCCTGGCGGTCTTCTTCCTGCTGTTGGCGAGCCTGCCGCTGCTGGCCGGGTTCTTCCCTGTGCAGGCCCTGGCGCTGTTCGACAGCTTCTATCGCTCCGGCGCACTGGTGTTCGGCGGCGGCCACGTCGTCCTGCCGCTGCTGCAGGCCGAGGTGGTGCCCCCGGGCTGGGTCGGCGAGGACAGCTTCCTCGCCGGTTACGGTGCCGCCCAGGCCGTGCCGGGACCCCTGTTCACCTTCGCCGCCTACCTGGGCACGGTAATGGGACCGGTGCCGAACGGAGTGATCGGGGCGGCCATCTGCCTGGTGGCGATCTTCCTGCCCTCGTTCCTTCTGGTGATCGGGGCCCTGCCGTTCTGGGAGCGACTGCGGCATTTCCAGCCCATGCGCCGCGCCCTGCTGGGGGTCAATGCGGCGGTGGTCGGCCTGTTGCTGGCCGCACTCTACCATCCGGTCTGGACCAGCGGCGTGCGGGCGCCGGGCGACTTTGCCCTGGTGCTGCTGGCCTTCACACTGTTGGCCATCTGGCGCTTGCCGGCCTGGCTGGTCGTGGTGATAACGGCTGCGGCCGGCGTCGGAGTCAGCTTGCTGACCTAG